One Sciurus carolinensis chromosome 10, mSciCar1.2, whole genome shotgun sequence genomic window carries:
- the Rasl11b gene encoding ras-like protein family member 11B — protein sequence MRLIQNMCTIAEYPAPGSASAADCCLGAAGRRLVKIAVVGASGVGKTALVVRFLTKRFIGDYERNAGNLYTRQVQIEGETLAIQVQDTPGIQVHENGLSCNEQLNRCIRWADAVVIVFSITDHKSYELIGQLHQHVQQLHLGTRLPVVVVANKADLLHIKQVDPQLGLQLASMLGCSFYEVSVSENYNDVYNAFHVLCKEVSHKQQPSSTPEKRRTSLIPRPKSPNMQDLKRRFKQALSAKVRTVTSV from the exons ATGCGCCTCATCCAGAACATGTGCACCATAGCCGAGTACCCTGCCCCCGGCAGTGCCTCCGCTGCCGATTGCTGCCTAGGGGCCGCCGGCCGCCGACTGGTCAAGATCGCCGTGGTGGGAGCCAGCGGCGTGGGCAAGACCG CTCTGGTGGTCCGGTTCCTCACCAAACGATTCATTGGTGACTACGAAAGAAATGCAG GTAATCTCTATACCAGACAAGTCCAGATAGAAGGTGAAACCCTGGCGATTCAAGTTCAGGATACTCCGGGTATTCAG GTCCACGAGAATGGGCTGAGTTGCAACGAACAGCTGAACCGGTGCATTCGCTGGGCAGATGCCGTGGTGATTGTTTTCTCTATCACTGACCACAAGAGCTATGAACTCATTGGCCAGCTCCACCAGCACGTCCAGCAGCTCCACCTGGGCACCCGGCTGCCTGTGGTGGTCGTGGCCAACAAAGCTGACCTGTTGCACATCAAGCAGGTTGACCCTCAGCTTGGACTACAGCTGGCCAGTATGCTGGGCTGCTCCTTCTATGAAGTGTCCGTCAGTGAAAATTACAATGATGTCTACAATGCTTTCCACGTCCTGTGCAAAGAAGTGAGTCACAAACAGCAGCCCAGCAGCACGCCCGAGAAGCGAAGAACCTCTCTCATTCCCAGGCCCAAGTCACCAAACATGCAGGACCTGAAGAGGAGGTTCAAGCAAGCGCTGTCTGCCAAAGTGAGGACTGTCACCTCCGTCTGA